GCTTGCATAGGCGCACCTTTGCTTGCTCGCCTCCGCTCAGCTGGTTTAATGGTCTTGAGATATGCTCGTTTTTCAACCCGCAACGTGCAAGGGCAGCACGTACTTGGTGCTGATCCATGCTTGGAAATGCATTCCAAACATCCTCGATTGGTGTTAAGTTTCCTGCTTTAACCTCTTGTTCAAAGTAAGAAGGGTACAGGAAGTCACCTCGTTCAATTTTTCCGCTTAACGGCTGTATTTTACCAAGCATTGTTTTCAGCAACGTAGATTTTCCGACACCATTACAGCCGACTACAGCAATCTTTTCGCCGCGCTCAATTGTAATGGACATTTTCGGCAATAGCGGAGATCCATAGCCAATTTCAAAATCTGACCCTTCAAAAACATAACGGCTGCTGCCGCGTGATTCTTTAAAGTCAAATGTCGGCTTTAAGGCAGTTTCCGGACGGTCAATGCGCTCCATGCGGTCCAATTGCTTTTGACGGCTTTTTGCACGTCCTGTTGTTGAGTATCTCGCTTTGTTTTTCGCGATGAAATCCTCTTGTTTTTTAATAAATTCCTTTTGCTTTTCGTAAGCATTCAAATGCTGGTTTTTATTAATTTCAGCAAGCTCAAGGAATTTATCATAGCTTGCAGTATATCTCGTCAGCTTCGAGAATTCGAGATGGAAGATAACATTTGATACTTGGTTCATAAACTCTGTATCATGAGAAATCAAGATAAAAGCATATGGATATTCTTTTAAATAAGAAGCAAGCCATTTAATATGCTCTACATCCAGATAGTTCGTTGGCTCATCAAGCAATAGCACTTGCGGCTGTTCAAGGAGCAATTTTGCGAGTAAAACTTTTGTTCTCTGTCCACCGCTTAGTGCTGTTACGTCACGGTCTAGTCCGATTGCATCAAGACCAAGCCCGCGCGCTGCTTCTTCAATTTTTATATCAAGTGTATAAAAGCCGCCGGCATCAAGTTTATCTTGAATAACTCCCATTTCATCAAGCAGAGCTTCCAGCTCTTCTGGAGTGGCATCGCCCATTTTCGCCGTTACTTCATTCAGCTTCTCTTCTTCCTTAAATAGAGGAAGGAATGCGTCCTTTAATGCATCGCGAATTGTTTTTCCAGGTGTAAGAACTGTATGCTGATCTAAATAGCCGTAATGAACAGAAGGAATCCACTCTACTTTGCCTGAGTCATGAATCAGCTGTCCTGTAATAATATTCATCAGTGTTGATTTTCCAACCCCGTTTGCACCAACAAGACCGACATGATCTTCCGCTAATAAACGGAAAGACACATCTTTAAATAGGGTGCGGTCTCCAAATGTATGGCTTAAATTTTCCACATTCAATAACATATTTTTGTATCCTCACTTCATTATAAAGTACATGTAAGATGACAGTTTGCTATTTCTAAAATCAATAAATAGCAGTATCCATTTCTTCATAATACTAAAATAATGAACAGAAAACTAGACTAGTTCCTTCATTTCTATTATTTTCATCTTAAATCCATTGAAATCGTTCGTCCTAGCGAGAATTTTGTCTTTGCATCAAGTGGATTTTCCTTGCCCGTTATCGTTGTTGGGCAAAGTTTATAAATGGCTGTTTTGCTGCCTAAAGAAGACCGATATTTTTCTAAATGAGACGAAGCAAGAGGTTTGTTATAGTAATCTGGTACATATTTGTTCAGCATTTCCTGCATGATATTCCTAGCTTCCTTCATTTCACTTACCTTCCTTATTTCTCCGAATGCCATGATACTCCAATAAGCAGTATCCGTTTTTGCAGGAACAGGATTGCTCATTGTGCCAAGCTCTTCGCAAATGGTGAAGCAGCCTGCGGGGTTTACTTCGATAATGCGCACCTTTCTGCCTTCATCAGCACCGTGAAAGTAAATGGCCTTGTTATACCAAACATAATTAAGGGGAATAACATAAGGTTCAGTGCCATCACTCAAGCCAAGATAACCGGTGCGGCAACTTGTTAAACAGCTGTTGATTTGTTCATCATCGGTCCATTCCATTTTTTTCTGTCTCATTTGTTCCATCCTATCCATCTCCTTCAGTGTTATGTTAGAATCATTGTAAAAAAATAGTGTCATAGAAAAAAGTGCCAGTTTGCGAAAAAAACATTGGGACAGAATGGAGAGGGAAGATGGTTTCCTGTTTTATTGAAAAAGACAAAAAAACACCAATTTATAAACAGCTGTACGATTTCTACAAAGAAGAAATGCTCAATGGGAACATAAAAGAAGGCACAAAACTTCCTTCTGTCAGATCCCTTTCTCAAACGTTAAGCATAAGTAAAAATACAGTAAATGAAGCATATCAGCAGCTTTTGGCAGAAGGATTTATTGAAAGCAGAGTCAAAAAAGGGTATTGGGTTGTCCCTAATCTTGAATATTTACCTGATACAAAGCAGGAAGTACTTCAAGAGGAGAATAAAACTATTGCAGCGAAGGAATTTACCATTGACTTTCAATACGGAGATATTGATCTAGAGCATTTCCCAATGAAAACCTGGAAAAAATGCTTACAAGACAGCTTACAGGAAAATGATAAAGAAATCCTGCTATACGGAAATAAATTAGGCAGCATTTTATTGCGAAAACAGATAGCCACATATCTTTACAAATCGCGGGGAATTCATTGCACATATGAAGATATCGTAATATCAGCAGGAACAAATCAGCTTGTCAGAACAGTTATTTCCCTTCTTCAAAAGGATAAACTAGCTGTTGCCATGGAGAGCCCTGGCTATGATGGGGTAAAAAATACTTTCTTAACAGAAGGCTGTATGATTGTTGACATACCTGTTACAGCAGACGATGGGTACGATGTCCAAGTATTAAAAAGCAGTGGCTGCAATGCCGCGTATATCACACCATCCCATCAATTTCCCCTCGGATGTATCATGCCAGCTGCCAAAAGGTTGGAGCTGTTAAAATGGGCTGAAGAGACAAATGCTTATATTATTGAAGATGATTATGACAGTGAGTTTCGTTATGAAGGGGCACCGGTTGCAAGTTTAAAAGGCTTAGACCGGCAGGACAGAGTTATTTATGCAGGGACTTTCTCAAAATCATTTTTGCCTTCTGTTCGGATTAGCTATATGGTATTGCCAAAAAAATTATTGGAGAATCTGCATGAAGGGTTCATTGATTCCCAAAATGCTTCACCCATTTTTCAGCATGCATTAGCACTATTTATGGAAAGAGAACACTATGAGAGGCATCTAAGAAAAATGAGGAAAATCTATAAAGAAAAACATGAGATGCTGCTGTCATCCC
This DNA window, taken from Niallia sp. Man26, encodes the following:
- a CDS encoding ABC-F family ATP-binding cassette domain-containing protein gives rise to the protein MLLNVENLSHTFGDRTLFKDVSFRLLAEDHVGLVGANGVGKSTLMNIITGQLIHDSGKVEWIPSVHYGYLDQHTVLTPGKTIRDALKDAFLPLFKEEEKLNEVTAKMGDATPEELEALLDEMGVIQDKLDAGGFYTLDIKIEEAARGLGLDAIGLDRDVTALSGGQRTKVLLAKLLLEQPQVLLLDEPTNYLDVEHIKWLASYLKEYPYAFILISHDTEFMNQVSNVIFHLEFSKLTRYTASYDKFLELAEINKNQHLNAYEKQKEFIKKQEDFIAKNKARYSTTGRAKSRQKQLDRMERIDRPETALKPTFDFKESRGSSRYVFEGSDFEIGYGSPLLPKMSITIERGEKIAVVGCNGVGKSTLLKTMLGKIQPLSGKIERGDFLYPSYFEQEVKAGNLTPIEDVWNAFPSMDQHQVRAALARCGLKNEHISRPLNQLSGGEQAKVRLCKLLMEESNWLLFDEPTNHLDVTAKEELKRALKAYKGTVVLVCHEPDFYEDWVTKVWNVEEWSNQN
- a CDS encoding PLP-dependent aminotransferase family protein encodes the protein MVSCFIEKDKKTPIYKQLYDFYKEEMLNGNIKEGTKLPSVRSLSQTLSISKNTVNEAYQQLLAEGFIESRVKKGYWVVPNLEYLPDTKQEVLQEENKTIAAKEFTIDFQYGDIDLEHFPMKTWKKCLQDSLQENDKEILLYGNKLGSILLRKQIATYLYKSRGIHCTYEDIVISAGTNQLVRTVISLLQKDKLAVAMESPGYDGVKNTFLTEGCMIVDIPVTADDGYDVQVLKSSGCNAAYITPSHQFPLGCIMPAAKRLELLKWAEETNAYIIEDDYDSEFRYEGAPVASLKGLDRQDRVIYAGTFSKSFLPSVRISYMVLPKKLLENLHEGFIDSQNASPIFQHALALFMEREHYERHLRKMRKIYKEKHEMLLSSLNEYMGGFVNIIGEKAGLHLLINVENKQHSQLIEAAAHQSIGIYSTASYYSNKSVDDCPIILGFGGLTLHKIDEYIKQLAKVWFN
- a CDS encoding pyridoxamine 5'-phosphate oxidase family protein translates to MEQMRQKKMEWTDDEQINSCLTSCRTGYLGLSDGTEPYVIPLNYVWYNKAIYFHGADEGRKVRIIEVNPAGCFTICEELGTMSNPVPAKTDTAYWSIMAFGEIRKVSEMKEARNIMQEMLNKYVPDYYNKPLASSHLEKYRSSLGSKTAIYKLCPTTITGKENPLDAKTKFSLGRTISMDLR